DNA from Mucilaginibacter mallensis:
GCTTATGCAGCAATAGATGGCACTGTTAACAGGCAAAGTTTATTGCTTACCTATAATGATGCTTACTGGATAGTTGGTATAGTGATGCTTTGCGCCATCCCGGTAGTATTCTTAGCACCTTTTAAGAAAGGACAAAAAGCAGTTGCAGATTCCCATTAATACCGAAATTATATAGTTGAAATGTGCTGTGAATAATTAAATTTGAGAACAAATTAATTATGGTAACAGCAGAAATATCAACCGAAGAAAAAATTATAGAGGCAGCCAGGATGATCTTTACAAAAAAAGGATTCCTGGCTACTACAGTCCGAGACATTGCTGCCGAGGCTGATATTAATGTAGCATCGGTTAATTATTACTTCCGCAGTAAGGAAAAATTGTTTGCCGTAATTATGGATGAGGTGATAAAGAAACTCTTTGATAAAATAGAGCCCGTATTAAACGATGAAAGTACTTCCCTATCAACCAAAATAGAGATCTGCGTTGGTTATTATATAGACCAGGTATTAGAAAACCCCGACTTCCCTTTCTTTATGGTGAACGAGGTAATGGCCGGCACAACCAAACTACCCATGATCGCCAATCTGCGATTGTTAATCAATTCCTATTTTGCCAAACAGCTCCGGGCGCTGCAAACCAATGGCAGTATCAAGTTCCAGCCTGTTCACTTAATATGGAATATTTCGGGTATGATCATGTTCCCATTCCTGGCCCGCCCCCAAATATTAGAGGCCGGATATTTTAATGCTGATGAATTTTATAACTTAATGCAGGAACGTAAAAAACTCATTCCCATTTGGCTAAAAGGGATGATGAATATTTTATAATCAGGCCAGAGCGTTAAGCAATCCGTCTTATCGGTATATCATATATTCTGGGCAAACGGATGTTTAAGAAATATTAATAACAACGGAATAAGCAAAAAGGGTATTTCAATAAGGGCTGGTTTAAATTCACCTGCTTTAAGAAACAAAACCATCAGCAATAAAATTACAGCAGCATTTATTATATTCCCTACTACAAATGTTTGCGGTACCAGTATTAGCAACGCGCTTAATATGCTTAATACCGAAATAACTTTTGATACACCCTGGCTCAAATTTATTTTGGCAAACAGGTCTGCTTCGGGCCCGGTGTCACCCGGTTTCATGGTTAAGCCTTGCCAACCGTGTTTAATACCCATAAATGCTGTAAAGAGAATGAGCGCACCGCTAATTAATTTAATGATCATGATACCTTGATTTTAATATACAAAGCTATATCCCTATAAGCACCGATGTTTACAAACATCAATCCATTGTTTATCAAATTCAAATAAGTTGTGTTCTTACCTCAACCGGTGTTAACGATGTTTGCTTTTTAAAGAAACTTGAAAAATGAGATAATTGCTCAAAACCCAAACTATAAGCTATTTCGGAAACGTTCATATCAGTTTGTCGCAGCAATATCTTGGCTTCCTGTATTAAGCGGCTGCTTATATGTTCTGTTGTTGTTTTACCTGTACTTTCCTTTAAAACCTTGTTTAAATGATTGCTGTGAACTGCTAACCTATCGGCATAATCTTTGGCGGTACGCAGGCTTACCCTTTGTTGTGCCGATGCTATGGGGAACTGCCTTTCAAGCAATTCAATAAATAAGGAAGAAACCCGTGCAGATGCATTATGGGTATTATTATAGGTGGTTAAAGGCTCCAGCTTTTGCCCGTAATGGATCATTTCCATTACAAAGTTGCGGATCAGGTCATACTTATACAGGTAATTGGATGCGATCTCCTCCTGCATTTTTTTAAATAACAGTTTTATGTCTTCTGCCTGCTTATCTGAGATCTGGAAAACAGGATACCCACCGGGTCGAAATATGGGCAGTTCATCTAAAACAGCCCCGCTTTTTGATTGCACTAAAAAATCACTCGTAAAAATGCAGAAATAGCCTTTCTGATCAATGTCCTGAGGCACCCATATATATGGGATATGTGGAGTTGCAAATACCAGGGCATTCTTTTCAATATTGATCACCTTGTCAGCATATTCAGCAACGTTGCGGCCCTGTACCAGACTTATCTTATAATATGCCCGCCGATTATACGGCATATGCCCCGGATCTGCTATAAACTTTGATACCAGGTCCTCAACATTGAACACGTTAAAATGCCCTATTTCCTTATTAATACCCTCGGGCAACAACGAATCCACGCTTTGATCAATAGCGGCTGATGTATCTTTATAAAAATCATCTACAGTATAATCTTTCATAATGCATCCGTATTAATTAAATTGAATATGATAAACCATTAATTTACCAAACCGGCATTTTAACCTTATCAAATATAACCTTTTACCAGGGCAACAATACCACACATTTGAATCTGATAAACAATGGATTGAATTGGATAAACTCCCGGCATTTCAGCAACCTACCTTTGTTTCATTAAAAAGCAAGAAAATGGAACTTAAGAATAACACTATATTGATAACAGGCGGGACAAGTGGTTTCGGCCATGAATTTGCCACCAAATTACTCAACCTCGGTAATATCGTAATTATTACCGGCCGGGATCAAACCAAACTCGATCTCATTAAAAAAACACTACCTCAAATCCATACATTTAAAAGCGATGTTAGCGATGCTGAGCAGATTACGCAGTTATACCAACAGGTAACCAGTCAGTTTCCTGATCTTAATATGCTGATTAATAACGCTGGCGAAATGCGCAAGATCAGTCTGCACGATTCTTCAATAGATATAAATGATATCACCCGTGAAATTGATATCAATCTCATAGGTCCTATCCGAATGGTGCAGCAATTTTTGCCTCACCTTAAAAGCAAGCCATCTGCTGCTATATTGAATGTAACATCAGGTATTGCTCTTATCCCCTTCCCTATTGCTCCTATTTATGGTGCTACAAAAGCCGGACTTAGGTCATATACCAAATCCCTGCGCATACAATTAAAAAACACCAATATTAAAGTATTTGAATTAGTTGCACCGGGATCAAAAACACCGCTAAATGATAAGTTTAACAACATGGATGGCTTTGATGAAAAACTATTGATGGAACCGGGCAAATTAATTGATACTGCCATCAAAGGACTACAAAACGACAAATTGGAAATCTACCCTGGTATAGCCCGCTTATTGCTGATTATGAGTCGTATTTTTCCTGCTTTTATGTTAAAACAATTGAGCAAGCCGGGTGCAAAGGAAATGGCAGGATAATAATGGCGCAATGGCATATAATAAGTCGTCCCGTAAATAACCACTCATTAGATTCAGTTTGCAACTGAATCCTCCCGATCGTGAAAATTCACAACTTTCTATCCTCCCGGGTTATAATTAGTATAGTAATTGAAAAAATAATATTATGATATAAAGCTTATTAAATAATATATTTATACCATATTACATGTAGCGTAACATATGCTGCAAAGCCAATTTATTTTAATACTTTTTAAGTACTAATTCTGATTAAACCTGTTTACTTGAAAAAAATATTTGCAATAGCTATGCTTGTGCTGTTCCTTTTTAATTTGGGCGGTTACCAGCTGTTGTTTCAATATTTTATTTATGAGTCGGATGTTTCTATCACCCAGCAGATCAATAACAATAACTATAAACCTGCCGACCTTGTTGAGGTAAAGATCCCTGTCCAACTGAATAATTTTCAAAGCTGGGATGAGTTTAAACCCGTTAGCGGGCAGGTAAAGGTTAAAGATAACTGCTACAATTACGCGGCACTTAAAATGACCCGCGATACCATGTACCTCATGGTTATCCCCAACCATGATAAGGCGCATATCATAAATGCGAAAAATATATACGCCAAACAAATAAATGGCATCCCGCTAAATAAAAAGAGCCACGAGCAAACCACTAAAAAAGCCAATACCCTAAGCGAGTATAATTTACTGGCTTTACAGGATATATATTCCCGCTATGGAATATTTCTTACACAAACCAACAAGCCTGTGTCGCTAAAATTCGACAGGCCTTTTATCGAATCTCCTGTTAAACCGCCGAACTTCATCGGCTAAAACTGCTTTTAAGCTTCCATTCTGCTTTGTATTATTATTACAGAGTGTAATTCAACAAGGTTATTGCAAAAATCTGCATGGGCCTGGTTTATACCTGCTGAATTCAAGTTTATAACAGTTTCACCTTTATGCGGTTAATCTATACGCTTGCAATTAAATGTATAGTTGACAGTATTTTCACCGCACATAATCACCTTTTTACTTAAAATCATTTCAATTAATAAAGATGATGAAATCTTTACTTCTGTATTTTTATAGATACTGCTTACTCATATGCTGTTGCCTGGCCCTGCCTAAAATGGTTAGTGCCCAAACAGATGCCGATGCCCTCATGATTCCTAAGAATTTTTATTGCGCGGGTGCTATGTTTACCAACAACTCCTGGAAAAATTACTGGGAAGGAACTTTTAAGCGTGATAATGGCAACTTAGGCACCCTAACTACAAACACCTACAGTATTTTTGGCAACTATGGTATTTTCAATAATCTCGATGTTTTATTTAATGTACCCTATGTTACAACCAACGCGTCAGCCGGAACGCTCAAGGGGCAGCAAGGCTTTCAGGATCTTTCGCTTACACTTAAATGGGAGCCTTATAAAACAAAGATTGGCACAGGTATTTTCAGCACTTATGCCTTCCTTCAGGGTTCCACGCCGTTAAGTAATTACCAGCCGGATTTTCAGCCAATGTCAATCGGTTTGCATAGCGAGGCAGCGGCAATCAGAGCACTGGTTAATTATCAGATCAGCGGGTTTTTTCTTTCGGCATCGGGCCAGTACATCAGGCGTAATGATATCACCATTGATCGCACTGCATACTACACAACCTATTTAATAAATAGTAACCGTGTTGATATCCCAAATGCCAATAATTACATGCTCAGCGCCGGGTACC
Protein-coding regions in this window:
- a CDS encoding TetR/AcrR family transcriptional regulator; this translates as MVTAEISTEEKIIEAARMIFTKKGFLATTVRDIAAEADINVASVNYYFRSKEKLFAVIMDEVIKKLFDKIEPVLNDESTSLSTKIEICVGYYIDQVLENPDFPFFMVNEVMAGTTKLPMIANLRLLINSYFAKQLRALQTNGSIKFQPVHLIWNISGMIMFPFLARPQILEAGYFNADEFYNLMQERKKLIPIWLKGMMNIL
- a CDS encoding helix-turn-helix domain-containing protein, giving the protein MKDYTVDDFYKDTSAAIDQSVDSLLPEGINKEIGHFNVFNVEDLVSKFIADPGHMPYNRRAYYKISLVQGRNVAEYADKVINIEKNALVFATPHIPYIWVPQDIDQKGYFCIFTSDFLVQSKSGAVLDELPIFRPGGYPVFQISDKQAEDIKLLFKKMQEEIASNYLYKYDLIRNFVMEMIHYGQKLEPLTTYNNTHNASARVSSLFIELLERQFPIASAQQRVSLRTAKDYADRLAVHSNHLNKVLKESTGKTTTEHISSRLIQEAKILLRQTDMNVSEIAYSLGFEQLSHFSSFFKKQTSLTPVEVRTQLI
- a CDS encoding SDR family oxidoreductase; this translates as MELKNNTILITGGTSGFGHEFATKLLNLGNIVIITGRDQTKLDLIKKTLPQIHTFKSDVSDAEQITQLYQQVTSQFPDLNMLINNAGEMRKISLHDSSIDINDITREIDINLIGPIRMVQQFLPHLKSKPSAAILNVTSGIALIPFPIAPIYGATKAGLRSYTKSLRIQLKNTNIKVFELVAPGSKTPLNDKFNNMDGFDEKLLMEPGKLIDTAIKGLQNDKLEIYPGIARLLLIMSRIFPAFMLKQLSKPGAKEMAG